Within the Thermosynechococcaceae cyanobacterium Okahandja genome, the region TGGCGTTGCCGCCGGAAAGTATTGCCATGGCGCTGCGGCAGTGGCAACAGCAGCAAGGTTCTTTACCGATTATTCTGTGGCAGTACGGCCTGATTAGCCTCGAGCAACTGGACGGTTTATTTGAGTGGTTAGATAAAACCCGTAGCGATCGCCCCTGCAAATCCTAGAGGGATAGGCGCACAAACCACACCGTTGGATCATCGCTGGCCAGAAATTCAAAGTTGAACTTACGGCAGATGCGAATCATCCCCTCATTATCCCTGAGGACGTAGGCATGGAGTGCCTCAAGCCCCTCATCGCGGCCAATCTGCACAAGGCGCTGCATCAGTTCGGTGCCGAGGCCACGCCGCTGCCATGGATCACTAATGAGCATTGAAAACTCGGCGCTGTTGCCAAAATG harbors:
- a CDS encoding DUF2949 domain-containing protein produces the protein MTMRYSPQLLQYLERDLALPPESIAMALRQWQQQQGSLPIILWQYGLISLEQLDGLFEWLDKTRSDRPCKS